The following proteins are co-located in the Candidatus Accumulibacter cognatus genome:
- the flhA gene encoding flagellar biosynthesis protein FlhA → MADASLVMRDFVARFGHRQMAGPVLIMLILAMMVLPLPAFILDLFFTFNIAISVIVMLVAMSVIKPLDFSVFPSVLLVTTLLRLSLNVASTRVVLLEGHTGPGAAGQVIEAFGHFLVGGNYTVGIVVFTILVVINFVVITKGAGRVAEVAARFTLDAMPGKQMAIDADLNAGLIAEDEARKRRATIAQEADFFGSMDGASKFVRGDAIAGILIMLINVIGGLIVGVLQHSMDFGAAAKTYTLLAIGDGLVAQIPALIISIAAGMVVTRVGDNEDVSQQFVSQLFRNPKLLYLTAAIVGFLGLIPGMPNFVFLLLASAIAAMAWQLEKREHVAVPEPIAVAPAAPREAQEASWNDVTPLDVLGLEVGYRLIPLVDKSQDGELLRRIRGIRKKFAQEVGFLVSPVHIRDNLELKPNAYKILLKGVEIGQGEAFPGNLLAINPGRVAGQVPGTVTKDPAFGLPAVWIDPALREQAQAYGYTVVDASTVTATHLNHLILAHSAELLGRQETQALLDHLAKEMPKLVEELVPKALSLGVVQKVLRNLLEEGVPLRDMRTIIETLADMAPRYQDSEVLTAQVRTALGRSIVQELYPGGAEMQIISLDPQLERLLMQAVGAGGDGSGIEPGLADTLVREAVAAAQHQEEVGLPTVLLVPGNLRTLLSRFLRRSIPQLKVLAHAEVPESRVIKVTSIIGQRV, encoded by the coding sequence ATGGCTGATGCAAGCCTGGTCATGCGGGATTTCGTCGCTCGTTTCGGCCATCGACAAATGGCCGGTCCAGTGCTGATCATGCTGATTCTGGCGATGATGGTCCTGCCACTACCCGCTTTTATCCTGGATCTCTTCTTCACGTTCAATATCGCAATTTCGGTGATCGTCATGCTTGTTGCCATGAGCGTGATCAAACCCCTGGATTTTTCCGTTTTTCCTTCCGTGTTGCTGGTCACGACGCTATTGCGCCTGTCCCTCAATGTCGCTTCGACCCGCGTCGTTCTGCTCGAAGGTCATACTGGGCCCGGTGCTGCCGGGCAGGTCATTGAAGCCTTCGGGCATTTCCTGGTTGGCGGCAACTACACTGTCGGAATTGTCGTGTTCACGATTCTTGTGGTCATCAATTTTGTGGTCATCACCAAAGGTGCCGGACGGGTTGCCGAAGTGGCCGCACGCTTCACGCTCGATGCCATGCCGGGCAAACAAATGGCGATCGATGCCGACCTCAACGCCGGACTGATCGCCGAAGATGAAGCACGTAAACGGCGTGCGACGATCGCCCAGGAGGCGGATTTTTTCGGGTCAATGGATGGTGCCTCGAAGTTTGTTCGCGGTGATGCGATTGCCGGTATCCTGATCATGCTGATCAACGTGATTGGCGGCCTGATCGTCGGGGTGTTGCAGCACAGCATGGATTTTGGCGCCGCCGCCAAGACCTATACCCTGCTGGCTATTGGTGATGGTCTGGTGGCCCAGATCCCGGCACTGATCATTTCGATTGCTGCCGGCATGGTCGTGACACGCGTTGGCGACAACGAGGATGTTTCACAGCAATTCGTCTCGCAGCTTTTCAGAAATCCGAAGTTGCTGTATCTGACGGCTGCGATCGTCGGTTTTCTGGGTCTGATTCCCGGCATGCCCAATTTTGTTTTCCTGCTTCTGGCCAGCGCGATCGCAGCCATGGCTTGGCAGCTGGAGAAGCGTGAGCATGTCGCCGTGCCAGAGCCGATCGCTGTTGCACCGGCAGCGCCGCGCGAAGCCCAGGAAGCCAGTTGGAATGATGTCACGCCACTCGACGTGCTCGGTCTGGAGGTCGGCTATCGGCTGATTCCATTGGTCGACAAGTCACAGGATGGTGAGTTGCTGCGCCGGATACGCGGTATTCGCAAGAAATTTGCCCAGGAAGTGGGTTTCCTGGTATCTCCTGTTCATATCCGCGACAACCTGGAACTGAAACCCAATGCCTACAAGATCTTGCTCAAAGGCGTCGAGATCGGTCAGGGAGAGGCTTTCCCAGGAAATCTGCTGGCGATCAATCCCGGTCGGGTTGCCGGACAGGTGCCTGGTACGGTGACCAAGGATCCAGCCTTCGGGTTGCCGGCGGTGTGGATTGATCCGGCGCTGCGCGAGCAGGCCCAGGCCTACGGTTACACCGTCGTCGATGCCAGTACGGTCACTGCCACGCACCTCAACCACCTGATTCTCGCGCACTCTGCTGAACTGCTGGGGCGGCAGGAGACACAGGCGCTGCTCGATCATCTGGCAAAAGAGATGCCCAAACTGGTTGAGGAACTGGTGCCCAAGGCCCTGTCACTCGGCGTAGTGCAGAAAGTCTTGCGTAATCTGCTGGAGGAGGGCGTGCCTCTTCGTGACATGCGCACGATCATTGAAACCCTTGCCGACATGGCTCCACGCTATCAGGATTCGGAGGTGCTGACCGCGCAGGTGCGTACAGCGCTGGGCCGTTCGATCGTTCAGGAGCTTTACCCGGGGGGGGCTGAAATGCAGATAATATCGCTGGATCCGCAACTCGAACGCCTTCTCATGCAGGCTGTCGGTGCTGGTGGCGATGGCTCCGGCATCGAACCGGGCCTTGCAGATACCTTGGTGCGTGAGGCCGTTGCTGCAGCGCAGCACCAGGAAGAGGTTGGTTTGCCAACGGTCCTGCTGGTTCCGGGGAATCTGCGCACGCTGCTGTCGCGCTTCCTGCGCCGCAGCATTCCCCAACTGAAGGTCCTGGCACACGCTGAAGTGCCTGAAAGCAGGGTCATCAAGGTGACCTCCATCATTGGACAGAGAGTATGA